The Silene latifolia isolate original U9 population chromosome Y, ASM4854445v1, whole genome shotgun sequence sequence acgcctcgtgaaccatcaacaacgatcacaaccacaatcacagtacaattattatatcaaacaaccaaatacaacacatcaaccaataccccattatgggactaatactgagtaggaaatcctacctggtatgcacacaatcgacgtcTCTCTCTACCgccgagtcaaaaagcctcttctatgaaccctcctcctatcatataacacatagaggctacacatcacatactacacataaaaacccccaatctctaaattagggtttaaccaaatcaagggaaaaacaataaaaagggtatgtggatcttaccctcgacgcaaggaacccaacgatataaacaacgacaagaactgaccgtctgaactccgggaattgttaagaatgcgattaggaagatgaacttgttgctttctctcttaatcagaagtttaggttttgtaaaagtgatttaaaacaatgacgacgaaacttaaataccttaatcgcataattaacaaaacccgagaaaactccccgtaaaaccggacactcgatcgagtacccaaggtactcgatcgagtattcttactcgatcgagtgcccctgactactcgatcgagtacccaacagtcgaaactattttatttcgcaacttgcccttactcgacagagtaagggctactcgatagagtaccccaagacttataaatacggagtattacagtcttccctccttaaaaggaacttcgtccccgaagttcaaaccactactaaacaaaggtactcccataagcttcccgactcggcaaccaaaacaaaattcaacataaaacatgatactaacccaactcatcccgacacaatatataaaaggggtataaaactcttaaaaactgctcgcgatcatctcctaccccccctaaaagaaacaaggttacgtccccgtaaccatacatacctgatcaaaaaggaaagggtaacgctctttcatagcttcctctggctcccatgtagcttcctcggtctcgtggttagaccacaggatcttaagcaaaactgtctcaccactcctagtctttctaacctttcggtctaggatctgcttaggcacctcaagatatgataaggactcatctagctctaagctctctgcctccaacacatgtgacgggtcactcacatacttccgcagctgcgatacatgaaacacattatgcactctctctaacgcagctggtaaagccagacgataagcaacttccccaactcgctctaagatctcataaggccctataaacttctgacttaacttgcctttcttcccaaatctcataactccacgcatcggagacactttcagaagaaccttgtccccaacttgaaactctatgtcccgacgatgtagatctgcataactcttttgtcgatcctgggctgctctcatccgttcctcgATCATCTTAACatttccaccatctcatgcaccatctctcggtcctaaaaccactttgcctcaaagactatcgtccccagattggactcctacatctcctcccatacaaagcctcgaacggtgccatacctatactggtgtgataactgttattgtaagaaaattctatcaagtccaacctctgctcccagctaccaccaaaatccatcacacaagctcgcaacatatcctcaagagtcttgattgttctctcgatcgcccgtctgtcgcaggatgaaatgttgtactcatcttcaaagttgttcccaacgattcctgcaactccttccaaaacctcgatataaacctcgcatctctgtcagacactatgtccttagggactccatgtaacttaagcacgttctttcgataggccatagccaattgtgccttagtccatgtatctttcattggaacaaagtgagtgacttggtcgacgatccactatcacccaaatcatgttgttaccttgttgactctttggcaaacccacaatgaaatccatggaaatggattcccacttccactcaggcacctctaaagactgaatcttaccttgtggtcgtcgctgttcccctttaactctctggcatgtcaaacaacgggacacaaactgtttgtctctttcttcatcccgaggccaccaaaacgttttcttcaaatccttctatagcttgtctccacctggatgaactgaatatggtgtgcaatgcgcctctgtcatgattgtctttttcaactcctcgtcattaggaacacaccacctaccatcaaaccttaaactaccatctgtatgaatagaaaaccgggacactgtccctttctctactccagctctccactccactatcttaggatccaaagcctgcttatcccgaatatcatcataaaactccagatgtactgtcatatcacccatgtcatctcctttctgcatcatatgtatcccaaaactcgctacctcatccctcagcctcatcaaagatagagctgtacacaaggaatgtacactcttcctactcaaagcatcagcaacaacattggctttcccttcatggtagataatttccatgtcgtaatcgccaatcaactccatccacctcctctgcctcatgttcaactcttcttcgcgtgaagatgtacttaagactcttgtgatcgaaaataccttaaagattgctccataaaggtaatgtctccaaatcttgagagcaaacaccactgcacccaactccagatcatgagtagggtagttctcctcataaggcttcaattgcctagaagcataggcaatcactttgccattctgcatcaacacacatcccagcccattcttcgaggcatctgtataaacctcaaagttctcgctcccttcaggcaatgctaagacaggagctgtggtcaaacgctcctttaatgtttggaacgccgtctcacaactctcatcccaacgaaacctgttctctttcctcatcaacgctgtcatcggtctagctatcttggagaaatctttcacgaaccgtctgtagtatccagctaaacccaagaaactcctaacctcagcaacattcttcggtgcttcccactttgtcaccgcctcaatcttcgccggatccacggctaccccatctttagagattacatgccccagaaaagcaactttctctaaccagaactcacacttggacagtttagcatacaactcatgatccctcaaagtctgcaacacgatcctcagatgctcctcatgctcctccttagtcttagagtagactaagatatcatcgataaacaccactacaaactggtccaagaacgtctcgaagattctattcatcaaatccataaacacttgtcggcgcattagacaacccaaacggcatcaccacatactcataatggccataccttgacgtgaaagttgtctttggtatgtccacctctctaatcttcacctgatggtaccccgacctcaaatcaatcttagaaaaaagaccgttgcaccgctcaaccgatcaaacaggtcatctatccttggcaaaggatacttgttctttatcgtaaCACGGTTCGGCTccccgtaatctatgcataacctcaaactcccatctttcttcttcacgaaaagaacgggtgctccccacggcgatacacttggtctaatgtatcccttctctatcagatcattcaatcgcttcctaagttcctccatctccttaggacccatacagacggtgccttagagattggccccgtccccggcttcaactcaacggtgaaatctatctccctcttcggtggcaacccggaatttcctccggaaaaacatccgcAAACTCCCCACCATAGGTATCTCATCaatcggactctctatccgatcatctctcacatggcacaagatcagcggacatcccttcctcggataagacttcaaggtgacaagtgcaatcaacttaactttgggtttgactagaaacccacgataagacacactaacacccttaggacctcttaaagacactctcttttgatgacagtctatcttagctttatactttcctaaccaatccatcccaactatcatctcaaaaccgttaaaaggaaactctagcaagtctacaggaaatcaacttgcccaactatcaaagatacatctctgaacaatctcccacacgatacagactcacccgaaggtatgaaaacttgctcactaatagactcatatactctcaaacccaactgttttacatgactcgaagacacaaacgattgagaagcccctgaatcaaacaaaacaaaggtaggaataccattaacaaggaatgtaccggtgataacgtgcgcatcttcctcaatttgctttcttctccatcatgaataacttgccaccgGTCTTttgcccacctcccggacaagattaggctgatgtggtcggcttagcacccgacccttgattgttgttgttgttcgctggtggtttctgataagaattaccgccgttgcggttgcctccactcggtagctcgacttcccggtttggccatgatcccgccggctcgttgctcgcgaagctcgcgcagtctccggaaagatcccggtgcacttgtgcactcatgtctcttgtggcctacaccaccataGCTATAGCAGgtaactccccaactattactcacactcccacggccacgcccaaaggaagccccaaacaCTAAACCCAGGCccgagaagaaaatcccttaggaccgattgtggttgcctttcttgtgattcgattggccaccaccctcactctcggacttcctcttctcaccacctgacctctcccgagccatctccaccaacctctcggctctcccggcctctctcataagcttccttaacatctgtaaggattcccacgggtaacttatccataatcttaggggtcaacccctctcaaacctcaatgccagattctcctcactcaaacccatatcctcaaagatacctagacttctcattgaacactgtagtactcggccacagacatctcgtgatcatcttaaaaccatcaaactcttctctcatcttactcctcacatgtttaagcacgaactccttcctcatgaCCCTACGAAattcctcccaaggtatagcaggtaagccttggtttgtatatatctccttagcactcactttcaccgaatcccaccacttgccccgCCGCCTCCCtcgatagaacgcactgttccacccTTATCTCATCGATGTGAACCAAATCCAATATGTTTTCCATCtgtctcagccaactatcaagaaggttaggttccccaactcccttgtattctttcgggttaaacctcgcaatgtaaaggctgatttttgaatgatcaacctccttctccttatccttattcttgtcctcattcactttctttagggtctcagtaagagcatcctggtgctctaacatcttaacgatgtcatccacggtcataagctcagctctcgcatacacagcagttctcttgggcggcatcttgaaactatacatatataagaaagggtagatatgaacatacgtactaaacctcaaaacacgaaaacacgccacacagaacccactcgatcgagttcccaaacacactcgatcgagtaacgggctactcgatcgagtgccccacgtactcgatcgagtacccaaacttcagaccccaaacagaccttctgatctcttacctactcgatcgagtatctaggctactcgatcgagtgaccccctactcgatcgagtacccctagttactcgttcgagtgccccaaaactcaattctggactcaaaatcgccaaaaacccacccgatcgagtcagtcccactcgatcgagtaacactaattcataaaagctacccgcatgttacgtcatatgctaacatgctaaactttataaaccacattatatcataataaacatgctacgcatcttttctactatctacgagatcatttcatcatgttattaaatgccacattgtaaatcatccaacatgttatcatttcatcaacaaattcccacatatcaccattttctttcacatgctcaactttctacttcaacacccaacaattaacacattccatcacatccgtacgcaagttaaccaaacacacatacgactcgacaaacacttcccccatgtgaccggttcaaagttgtagggcgacccctgcgactttaggacgtctcccaagcctttgcactagctcctacaacttttaccccgggttcattttaattgactccctatgttcattaggttcattggtttacgggtttcgggatcgtcgctccgataccatttgtaacaccccatactccaagtgccttaccaggaccactcaggtatgaagacattaccatctcggttacccgaggcaatgataatcaaacaacaataaagaaacaacgtttattataaataatttagcgaatagttacaatcctcaaaaccaaaccaaaagtacgatactttatttcaaaatgactgttctaatcgaaatgtaaacaaactaaaggctacaaacggaagactcctatcatcatgtcgtggcatcccggctatcccaagactcatctcaatacccgctcaatatccgctcaccatccccgaatggatcaccgcagtttacaaaacaacaccgggtcaatactaatcacacaatctatatgTATAACAACAATAAAGACACACACGACTttaatcgtcacacacacacacacacaaccaaccaattcccatcatctcaatcttcgACCGGCGTCCCTTTGGACCATGATtcgcgatggggaccgcagccgtacccaccaaatccccgctccacatagtgagcgataaccctgtccattaatgtgcacatcccctttcgtggcgggttccacaaagggcgaaactagggcgtgaagtcactcccgcaagtgaccccactcggcccgaggccacgcctcgcgaaccatcaacaatgatcacaaccacaatcacaatacaattattatatcaaacaaccaaatacaacacatcaaccaatatcccattatgggactaataccgagtagaaatcctacccggtatgcacacaatcgacggtctctcttttctggcgagtcaaaaagcctcttctatgaaccctcctcctatcatataacacatagaggctacacatcacatactacacataaaaacccccaatctctaaattagggtttaaccaaatcaagggaaaaacaataaaaagggtacgtagatcttaccctcgacgcaaggaacccaacgatataaacaacgacaagaactgaccgtctgaactccgggaattgttaagaatgcgattaggaagatgaacttgttgctttctctcttaatcagaagtttaggttttgtaaaagtgatttaaaacaatgacgacgaaacttaaataccttaatcgcataattaacaaaacccgagaaaactcccgtaaaaaaccaggacactcgatcgagtaccccttactcgatcgagtgccccagctactcgatcgagtacccaacaggtcagaaactattttatttcgcaacttgcccttactcgacagagtaagggctactcgatagagtaccccaagacttataaatacggagtattacaattatgttaagttatggacAAGTTTGATGACAATAAAAGGGGGAATTTGAGGATGAAGTGGGTGTGTAATAATTTTGGGTCGTGAGTTAGGTGGTGGGGATAGGTACGTGAATAGAAAAGAAGGTGGTTGTGCGACAATGTGGAGagttgtggtggtggttatgttgaggattttgtggtatatatTAGATAGTGTGCGGAATGATTAGGAGtatggagagagagagagagccttGGAACTGGGAATGGTTATCGGTGTTGGGGTTATAGTCGGTATGGTGATAAGGGGAAGGAATAGCTAAGGATCTGATACTAGTTGGgttacgaggatgtaacatttatcttaagaggagtaagatgcgacaaagagagtttgatggttatgCGTACGGTGGTATATTTTGAAGTGTTGAGTCTTTATGTGGAATAAATGATGGACTTGTGGTTGATATTATGAAAGGTGGAGGTTATGCTTGTAGTAGTACGTATTTTATGTGTATGGTTATAGAATAAGGCTGTAGGTAAGTATGGTTACGATAGTGTTGGCAGTTTTGGGTGGTGACGTTATAAGTGTGAGTAaaattcgaggacgaagttcattttaagggtggtagaatataaCAACTCGCTTGGTAGATGGTggtgatattggattttctagtgagCGGTATGGAAGTAAGACAAAGTTGGTGGCGCTTGTGTTGTTGGTATTCGATAGAGGTATGGAGTTAGGTGGGCTACTCTATGGTTGATCCTATGTTGTGAGCTGCGTTTTTAGGTAGGCGTTAGGCGTTGTTGGTTAAGTTAGGATGGAGGATGAGAGttgtgtggtgatgtgatggtTGGTGGAGTGATATGTGTGCTTGCCATGTAGGTatgggtgtgaacttcggggatgaagttcgtttttaaggaaggaagacggtaataccacggttttctaggtcttattactcggccgaatagggctaacttggtcgagtaaagtgtcgtgttttttctggtcaggctactgtccaggaacactcggccgagtagtgtaatactcggccgagtagggggtacttggccgagtactcttagtactcgaccgagtaaccggtctgacgggatttattttcgcggtttgattaaggatgattaaagGATATCGCGAGATTGGTTTTTTTATTCGTTTGCTTTGTTTGCTTTTGGTTTTTTCGTGCAGGTGTCAAATGTCAAGTGGAACAAGGCGCCATCATCGGGACAGGAAGGAGCCTATAGAGGAGGAGGGGAGTATGGTCGATTGGGAGGATGATGGGGGTGACAGTATTGCTACAAACGAGTTGATTTTGGTAGGCAAATTATGGGCGTCGAGGGCTATCAATATTAAGGCAGCAATCGATACTATGATTAAATTGTGGAATCCATCGAAGTCTATGATGAGGAATATCATTGATGCTAAGGAGAAAacttttgtttttcgttttggaTCAGAGAGGGACAAGGCTAGGGTTTTAGAGGGACAACCATGGCACTTCGAAAAATTCTTGTGGTGCTTTAATGAGCCGAATCCAGCAGGTAAAATCACTAATGTTCCGCTATCTCGATTTCCAATTTGGGCCAGAATTTACGATTTACCAATTTCTGGTCGAACGAATTTGGCTAATGCTCAGAAATTGGGGAATTGTTTAGGGAAATTTATTGGTCTCGAACATGGACGAAATGCCGAGCTCGATAGGGCTATTCCAGTATGAGTTTATTATGATATCAATGTGCCTCTTAAGCTGTCTATACCAGTTCCTATGAAGGATGGACGCACCATTAATTTTTCGGTCAAATATGAGCGCCTTCCAACATACTGTTATGGGTGTGGTTTGATTGGACACGGTGAAAAGATTGTGAAGATGGTCCTTATGTGGAAGAGGATTTAATGTTCGGGGGCTGGTTGCATGCTTCGCCTTGGAAAGTTATTAAAACTGTTAAAGAGGGAGTGGGAAAGGCAGCTAGGGACCTTCGGCCAAGCTTTGAGGCCGTGGGTAATGTGGATACAGAGAAAACCATTTCAGCCATGATCAAGAAGTTGCAGGCCATTTCTATTGATCTTAAAAGCAAGAAAAGTGAAGCGACAAAACCAAAGGAGATGAATGAGGGGGGTGAAAGAAGGGAGGATAGGGAGGAACAACGAGAGGTAGTGTTAGAGGGGAGGAAGGCAGGAGGTAGGAGGCCTTAGATGGTGGTTTGCAGTGAATATGAGGAGGGTGGTGGTCAGGAGGGTGACTTAATGGGTAGGGAAAAACAGGGTGAGGGAGTGGGCAGTGAGGTAGGGGCAATTATCGATACTCGTTCTATGGAGCTTAATGCAGGGGTGATGGTGAAGGAAAGCGAGGGGGCGGCAGGGCAAAGGGAAAGAAGGGAGGGAAGGGGGGAGTGAGGGTGGAGGAAGTTGGACGCGGGTGTGGAGGACGGATGTGGCAGGTGGATCACAGGCGGGGAGGGAGCCTGTGAAGGAGCATGGGAGAAAAACGAGGGCGTGAGGAGGCACCTATGGTGGAGGTTCAAAAGCGGTCGAAATTATTCTTAGACGGGGTTGTCTTAgtacctgaggcggaggttgacatAGTTCAACCCCGCCGAGCCCCAtgaatattttaaacattaactGTCGCGGCTTGGGCAACCCCGACACGGTTACTGCACTCCGTGCTCTTGTACGGAGGGAGGCCCCGGCTATATTGTTTTTATGTGCGACAAAACTTTGTGGTCGTGAAATGAGAAGGGTGAAGGATAAATTGGATGGGTATCATGGAATGGAGGTAGATAGTGCAGGACAATCGGGTTGTTTAGCTTTCCTGTGGAAGAAGGAGGTTGACTGTTTTTTCATGTCGGCTTCTTTGCACCATATGGATTTTACGGTTCGAGGAGAGGGTGGGGAATGGCGGGTTACGGGTTTCTATGGCTGGGCTTCGGTGTCTGATAGACATCTTTCTTAGGAGCTTCTTAGGCTTCTAGGAAGACAATCTCAGTTACCATGGGTTTGTATAAGGGATTTCAACAAAATTATGTTCTCGACTGAGATAAAAGGTGGTAGTAGGCCGCAGTGGCAGATGAACAATTTCAGGGAAGCGGTTGATGAGTGTGGTCTTCGGGATGCTCCGTGGGAGGGATATAATTTTTCATGGGATAATGGGCAAGCTGGTGAGGCGAATCGACAGAGTATGCTTGATAGGGCGTTGTGCTCGGTTCTTGGCTAGATTTATTTCCTTTTGCAAGACGCTTTTACCTTGATAGAGAGTGGTCAGATCATGCGCCTATTAAACTTCTTTTAAATAGGAGGAAAGGGGAGACAACGAAGGAGCGAAAATTTAGATTTGAGCAGGTTTGGGTTGGTGTAGAGGGGTGTCATGAGGCGATTGAACGAGGGGTAGAAAAAAGAGGTGTGAATCTTACGCGGGTCTTGGATGAATGTGCAAGAGAGCTGAGGGCGTGGAAGAGTATGAGTATTTCGGGCATAGGACGGGATATTGGGCGGAAATGTAAACTTTTATCTAGATTAAATGAGGGGGAGAGGTCGGAAGATAATGTGAGGAGAAGACGGAAATTAGTTGCGGAGCTGGCTGATTTGAGACGTAAGGAGGAGCAGTATTGGCGGCAACGATCGCGGGCCCTATGGCTTAAAGATGAGGATCGTAATACGGCTTTTTTTCATACTCGGGCTGGTGAGCGTAAGCGAAAGAATTTTATTAGTAAGCTTGTGGATGATGATGGGAACGTGCATTCAGGGGAGGAAGGAATTGAAAATGTGGCTATGTCTTATATCCGCGACATTTTACGTCTTCGAATCCGACTAATTTCGAGGTGCTCGACAATCTAGGCCAGCGGGTGACAGAGGATATGAATGGTATTTTGGCTAAGGAATATACCGAAGAAGAGGTAGTGACGACGCTTAATCAGATGCATCCGTTAAAAGCTCCGGGCCCGGATGGTATTAATGGGTTATTTTACCAGACTTACTGGGATTTGGTGGGTTCGATTGTAGTGAGCACTGTTCTCGCTATTTTACGGGGTGAAACCTCGCCGAGAGAGTTAAATAAGACTAATATTGTCTTAATACCTAAGAAGAAAGCTCCGGACAAAGTTAGCGATTTTCGGCCGATCAGTCTTTGTAATGTGGCATATAAGTTGGTTTCAAAGGTTTTAGCGAATCGGTTGAAAAAATTTCTTGGAGATATTGTATCAGAAAATCAGAGTGCATTTACTTCAGGTAGAGTTATCTCGGATTATGTTTTAATTGCTTTTGAA is a genomic window containing:
- the LOC141628941 gene encoding uncharacterized protein LOC141628941 — translated: MVVCSEYEEGGGQEGDLMGREKQGEGVGSEVGAIIDTRSMELNAGVMELLRLLGRQSQLPWVCIRDFNKIMFSTEIKGGSRPQWQMNNFREAVDECGLRDAPWEGYNFSWDNGQADLFPFARRFYLDREWSDHAPIKLLLNRRKGETTKERKFRFEQVWVGVEGCHEAIERGVEKRGVNLTRVLDECARELRAWKSMSISGIGRDIGRKCKLLSRLNEGERSEDNVRRRRKLVAELADLRRKEEQYWRQRSRALWLKDEDRNTAFFHTRAGERKRKNFISKLVDDDGNVHSGEEGIENVAMSYIRDILRLRIRLISRCSTI